The DNA segment TCGTAGGGCAGCTCGAAAAACTCGGCGAACCGGCGGCGCAGTTTGGCCTTGGGCACCTGCTTGCCGGCCAGAATCTTGCTCACATAGCCCTGGCTCACCCCGACAAAGGCGGCCAGCTCGCCCTGGTTGGCCTCTTCCTCGGCGGTCAGTTCCACCAGGGCCTTCCAGAACTGCTGGTCCTCCTCGGTGCGAAAAGGACCCTCTTCCGGGGTGGGTTGGGGCTGGTCCGGACGTATCATCATGGGATTGTGCCCCAGTCAGGGAGGCAATGTCCATTCCTTTTTTGGAATATTATTCTTGACAAATATTCCAATTAGGAATAATTCGTCACGCAGGCAAGGCCGCTGTTCCACCCAAAGACCACGGAGACGGTTGCAATGCGTGAAGCCGAGTTGGAGGCCACATTGGCGCAGAGCCTGGGAGAAGAAGCCGCCCGGGCTGCTCTGGACGCCCTGATCGCCGCCTGGGGCGGCTGCCGGCTGGATATTCCAAACGGGACATCGTCCCGCAAACGCCGGCGCGATGCCGAGATCCGGCGACGCCACCGCGACGGCGTGGACCTGTTCGCCCTGCGCGACCTGTACGGGTTGTCCGACCGCCATTTGCGGCGCATCCTGTAC comes from the Desulfovibrio sp. TomC genome and includes:
- a CDS encoding Mor transcription activator family protein; protein product: MREAELEATLAQSLGEEAARAALDALIAAWGGCRLDIPNGTSSRKRRRDAEIRRRHRDGVDLFALRDLYGLSDRHLRRILYTTH